Proteins co-encoded in one Fusarium fujikuroi IMI 58289 draft genome, chromosome FFUJ_chr06 genomic window:
- a CDS encoding SRY1-Not a Serine Racemase of Yeast, threo-3-hydroxyaspartate ammonia-lyase activity, with protein sequence MPTFQEIAAASVQSRSRIRHHVYQTPLIPAKKVGRDLKANVLFKAENFQLTGSFKVRGAMSKLSAAGQGRLITASSGNHGIGCALASQTLSKDLTVVLPEIVIPAKLNAIKSYGVEVILHGAEAGLSEQHAQQLAASGDYTYVSPYNDPDIIAGQGTIGLELLEQCDHIDNIFISLGGGGLISGIGSVLKANNPSIKVFGVSAVNSKALAESMAAGHVVETEHLPTLAEAVAGGIDENTITLGLANAVVDELIDCSEDDIKEALKELAWSESMIVEGSAALALAGFNKVALKLAGQTSVVLLCGSNYDQSAIAKIISSP encoded by the coding sequence ATGCCAACCTTTCAAGAGatagcagcagcttcagtgCAGTCGCGAAGCCGCATTCGTCATCACGTCTACCAAACACCTCTCATCCCTGCCAAGAAGGTCGGCCGCGATCTCAAAGCCAATGTCCTGTTCAAAGCTGAGAACTTCCAGCTCACGGGATCTTTCAAAGTCCGAGGCGCCATGTCCAAACTTTCAGCAGCAGGGCAAGGTCGATTGATCACTGCTTCATCTGGCAACCACGGCATCGGCTGTGCTTTGGCATCGCAGACTCTATCCAAGGATCTCACTGTTGTCCTTCCCGAGATTGTCATTCCCGCCAAGCTCAATGCTATCAAGTCGTATGGCGTCGAAGTGATTCTGCATGGCGCTGAGGCTGGTCTCTCGGAGCAACACGCCCAGCAGCTTGCAGCATCGGGTGATTATACTTACGTATCGCCATATAACGACCCTGATATCATTGCTGGTCAGGGTACGATtggccttgaacttcttgagcAGTGTGACCATATCGAtaacatcttcatctccctGGGCGGCGGAGGTCTTATCAGTGGCATCGGATCCGTCCTCAAGGCAAACAATCCAAGCATCAAAGTCTTTGGTGTTTCAGCGGTCAACTCAAAAGCACTAGCTGAGTCGATGGCCGCAGGACACGTTGTCGAAACGGAACATCTTCCCACTTTGGCCGAGGCTGTTGCCGGTGGCATCGATGAGAACACCATAACACTTGGACTGGCAAAtgcagttgttgatgaacttATTGACTGTAGTGAGGACGATATCAAGGAAGCATTGAAGGAGCTTGCTTGGTCCGAGAGTATGATTGTTGAAGGTTCCGCAGCTTTGGCTCTTGCTGGCTTCAACAAGGTCGCATTAAAACTAGCCGGGCAAACAAGTGTTGTGCTCCTCTGCGGGTCGAATTACGATCAATCCGCAATCGCCAAGATAATCTCTTCGCCATAA
- a CDS encoding related to microbial serine proteinase — protein MSSARKMSTAIQYYKPHNAEPDHDLVEADTDAASKVGDVSSEDSGSEDEDGDEESERVSVKDMLTQVLREIRDEELDLTDSQKLAAFVTHRGPNLARQTRDRDQPTALHIIAKEDKKLLPNLDEKMEPLIKFLCQQKNYLEIKDRSGCTSLFLAIEQRKKSLVQWMCEAHPDISSIISIVGSRGMNCLHIGIHKRIKFLDLLIEKAKPEVLAAKDDNGNTPLHLAVDYENCKREQLQYVKMMLDKGDRAIFNSTNGDFNKANLSPYRCHKESVRKGRKKLAEEAEKPGKEAESVPNCGMSSSVPSILSPNSSMRHEMRDSVQVDHRTKYGGSITIQPSVPIASPAPSIVPDAGENSKKKTTGESGTNKSKKGKKSGSKSDPVDETIVKGVERLLKLHYLRSRDCTDAMEILYGKNTPSDKELSFDLSGMMHPDETLTQKGLTNLLRNINFEDTLQYVWIPRITVEEPQQSKSRTSMRKQIKPVPDGAGRSDLVHVFNQLRNKGVETVLRVFVQDSDPNSPSHSDEAIEKALQGMGVEVWDWNKTDLCTEVIVNVAPKAREIHLYWSGNNAVLRGWSEPGGLAKLTELGLVKLHIQQGLESSVRTEYNVNEFQDRMKLLCPKVEVELEWPNAHRKRTDKTPARAEEVPEHTTKHEWIQCMTDFRKLVFEAEANYPMAPGTKISEMIEPIQVAIIDDGVDIKDLDYDFTGGRSFCIRSEHRGLLDPYYMSRTGHGTIMAKNIHLMCPHASLFILRLEDTPSEDGTKLNITARSAAKAIRAAIVQGVQIISMSWTIDPPKDDRERQDLENAVIEAANANILMFCSASDKGAHDVPTYPSKAATGKIFTIGAANSSGASVDYVGNTSGLSYTFPGDKVEVDSGPSRKTPPEIVDGSSVATALAAGLAALILYCIQVRVFLAKDSEKQRAREAYRKVKQHDWMVKAFDTIETTKESNHKFLKVWEVFGKCVEQKEQTPPGEWLQLVADVGTRLCVRIY, from the exons ATGTCCTCAGCCCGGAAAATGAGCACAGCAATCCAGTATTACAAACCCCACAATGCAGAGCCAGATCATGACCTTGTCGAAGCAGACACAGACGCAGCGTCCAAAGTTGGCGATGTGTCTAGCGAAGACAGTGGcagcgaggatgaagatggagatgaggagagtGAGAGAGTCTCAGTGAAGGACATGCTCACTCAAGTCCTCAGAGAAATTCGCGATGAAGAACTCGACCTCACCGACAGTCAGAAACTCGCTGCTTTCGTGACCCATCGGGGACCAAACCTCGCCCGCCAGACTAGAGACAGAGACCAGCCGACAGCTCTTCACATCATAGCCAAGGAAGACAAAAAGTTACTTCCTAACCTGGATGAAAAAATGGAGCCCCTCATCAAATTCCTCTGCCAACAGAAGAACTACCTCGAGATCAAAGACCGTTCGGGGTGCACATCACTGTTCCTTGCAATCGAGCAGCGAAAGAAATCACTAGTGCAGTGGATGTGCGAGGCTCATCCTGACATAAGCAgcatcatctccatcgtCGGAAGCAGGGGCATGAATTGTCTTCATATCGGCATTCACAAGAGgatcaagttccttgatctACTCATAGAGAAAGCGAAGCCTGAGGTTTTGGCAGCAAAAGATGACAATGGGAACACCCCGCTTCATCTTGCTGTTGACTATGAAAACTGCAAGAGAGAACAGCTACAGTatgtgaagatgatgctagACAAGGGCGATCGGGCGATATTCAACAGCACAAACGGCGACTTCAACAAGGCAAATCTCTCTCCTTATAGGTGTCATAAAGAAAGTGTCAGAAAGGGTAGAAAGAAActggcagaagaagcagagaagcCTGGTAAAGAAGCAGAATCTGTTCCAAATTGTGGCATGTCGTCATCTGTGCCATCTATCTTATCGCCTAACAGCTCCATGCGACATGAGATGCGGGATAGCGTACAAGTCGATCACCGAACCAAGTATGGAGGCAGTATTACCATCCAGCCGTCTGTGCCCATTGCCTCACCGGCTCCAAGTATTGTTCCAGATGCTGGAGAAAACagcaaaaagaagacaaCTGGTGAATCAGGTACaaacaagtccaagaagggcAAAAAGAGTGGCAGCAAATCAGATCCAGTGGATGAGACCATTGTGAAGGGAGTTGAACGGTTGCTCAAGCTGCACTATTTGAGATCACGGGATTGCACTGACGCAATGGAGATCCTGTATGGAAAGAATACACCCTCGG ACAAGGAGCTTAGCTTTGACCTCTCTGGCATGATGCATCCAGATGAAACCCTCACTCAGAAGGGACTTACTAATCTTCTGCGCAACATCAATTTCGAGGACACTCTACAATACGTTTGGATCCCTAGAATCACGGTTGAGGAGCCACAGCAGAGTAAGTCGAGAACCTCCATGCGCAAACAAATCAAGCCCGTACCAGATGGGGCTGGGAGGTCGGACTTGGTGCATGTATTCAACCAGCTCCGCAACAAGGGCGTTGAGACGGTTCTACGCGTGTTTGTACAAGACTCTGATCCCAATTCCCCATCGCACAGTGATGAGGCCATTGAGAAGGCGCTCCAAGGCATGGGCGTTGAGGTTTGGGACTGGAACAAGACAGACTTGTGCACCGAAGTCATTGTCAATGTCGCTCCCAAGGCACGTGAGATTCATCTCTATTGGAGCGGCAATAATGCTGTCCTCAGAGGCTGGAGCGAGCCTGGCGGGTTAGCAAAGTTAACCGAACTGGGGCTTGTCAAACTTCATATCCAGCAA GGCCTTGAATCTTCCGTCCGAACTGAATACAATGTGAACGAGTTCCAGGACAGAATGAAGCTACTTTGTCCTAAAGTCGAAGTCGAATTAGAGTGGCCAAATGCGCACCGAAAACGAACTGATAAGACCCCAGCTCGCGCTGAAGAAGTCCCAGAGCATACTACCAAGCACGAGTGGATCCAGTGTATGACAGACTTCAGAAAGCTGGTCTTTGAAGCTGAGGCAAATTATCCCATGGCCCCTGGCACTAAGATCAGCGAGATGATCGAACCAATCCAGGTTGCCATtattgatgatggagttgacaTAAAGGATCTTGACTACGATTTTACTGGTGGTAGAAGCTTTTGCATACGTTCTGAGCATCGAGGTCTTCTCGATCCATATTACATGTCTCGAACTGGTCACGGAACTATCATGGCGAAGAATATCCATCTCATGTGTCCGCATGCATCTCTCTTCATATTGAGACTTGAGGATACTCCCTCAGAAGATGGGACCAAGCTCAATATCACCGCCAGAAGTGCTGCAAAG GCCATCCGTGCAGCAATAGTCCAAGGAGTCCAAATCATTTCCATGTCTTGGACCATCGACCCACCAAAGGATGAcagagaaagacaagaccTCGAGAACGCCGTCATCGAGGCTGCCAACGCCAACATCCTCATGTTCTGCTCGGCGAGCGACAAGGGAGCCCACGACGTCCCAACATATCCCTCGAAAGCAGCAACAGGCAAGATCTTCACCATCGGCGCTGCAAACTCTTCAGGTGCAAGCGTAGACTACGTCGGTAATACCTCGGGTCTCAGCTACACTTTTCCCGGTGATAAAGTCGAAGTCGACAGCGGTCCAAGCAGAAAAACTCCCCCGGAGATCGTGGACGGGTCATCTGTCGCGACTGCATTAGCAGCTGGTCTCGCAGCCCTGATTCTCTACTGTATCCAGGTTAGAGTATTCCTTGCTAAGGATTCTGAGAAGCAGAGGGCTCGTGAAGCTTATAGGAAGGTGAAACAGCATGATTGGATGGTAAAGGCATTTGATACGATTGAGACTACAAAGGAGAGTAATCAcaagttcctcaaggtcTGGGAGGTATTTGGAAAATGTGTTGAGCAGAAAGAGCAGACGCCACCAGGAGAATGGCTCCAGTTGGTGGCTGATGTCGGAACGAGGTTGTGTGTTAGGATTTACTAA